The Chitinophaga lutea genome contains the following window.
TGCCTTGCTTTCCGCGGCGGCATCCATAAAAAAACGGCACAAACATTCATCTGTGCCGTTTCTACTATGATAATGATTGGTCTATTTATTCCACCACAGCCTCGTCTCGATCTTGTCGTTCCCCTGTGCAGCTACCGCATCCTGGAAGTTTTCAAGGTTAACGGTCTGCTCCTTCTGCGGGTAATACACCCTTGAAGGAATGCCGTTGCCGGCCAGCGGGATGAACTTCTTCATTTCGGGATCGGTCACGGGGGCAGTGGGCCATACCACGTCGCCCGGTTTCACGAGGAATTTCGGGAAGCCGGTGCGGCGGATGTCGGCCCAGGCCTCATTCCCCTGCATGTAAAGGGCGAGGTATTTCTGCGACAGCACGGTTTCCTGGCTGGCTACGGGCAACGCGGCTACATAGACATTTTCAGCGGCGGCATCCACTCCCCATTTCTGGAGAGAAGCGCGTACGCCTTTGATGTATTCGGCCTGGTCCCAGTTTTTGTATTCGGATAAGAGGAAACTCACTTCGGCATATTCCATCAGCACTTCGCTGTAATCGGCCGCGTTCACTACGGTGCCGGGCAGGCTGATGTCTTCCGCTTTGAGGATGGACGCTACGCTCGGGTGCAGGCCGTAGGGCTGCCCTGCGTATTCACCGCGACTGTTAGGCCGTGCGTAAATGCGCAGGCGCGGGTCGGGCGCGGTAAACGGTCCGGCAGTCCCTTTCAGCACATTGATGAGGATGTGCGATACGGAAAAGTCGCGGCGGTTTTCGGTCACCGTATTGCGATACAGCGGCGCCTCGTTCGGGGCTTTGGCTTCATATTTCAGCGCGGCGTTTTCCGCGTTGCTGCCGATGAGGCCGCCGGCAATCGCTTCCTGGATATGGGTTTCAGCCAGCTGCGGCAGTTTGGCGCGTACCCTGATGGCGATGCGCAGGCGCAGGGAGTTGGCGAACTTCTTCCATAAATCGGGCTTGCCTTTGTAAATACCGTCGTAGTTGCCGAAAGTAACGGCGCTCACGTCAATTTGAGCAGCGGCTTCTTTCAGTTCCTTCAGCAGGTCGGTATAAATTTTTTCCTGCGAGGCGTATTTGGGTTTCACCACATCGGGGTTCACCTTCAGCGCCTGGAAATCCGGGTCGGGATTGCCGTAGGAGTTGTAAGGAATGTTCCCGAACGCATCGGTGAGCGAGAGGAAAGCATATGTTTTCAGGATGCGGGCGATGGCGATCTGGTTCTCGTTCGGGCCCACGTTGGCGGTTACCCTGGTTTTGGTAGCCGGGTCGGTGTTCAGCCGGATGATCTGCTCCAGGTTGTTGAGCGCCTTGTAGGCATTGTCCCAGTAAGTATCCGAATTGCTCCGCGGCAGGTCGTAGCGCGATTCGGTGGTGTACTGGTTCTGTGAAAAATATTGTGCGAACAGCATCGAGCCGCGGAAGTTACCGGCGGAGCCGCGCGCATTGTCGAGCACCAGTTTCTGTGCAACCGATAAAATGGTGGTGGTGGGCACGTCTACAGGGCGGTTCGGGTCCGTATTGATTTCGGCGAACTTCTTGTCGCTGCAGGAAACAAGCCCCACGGCGGCCGCTAACGTGAATGTATATACTAAAATGAGATGTTTTTTCATGTCGAATCTATTTATCAGAATTTCACCTGTACGTTCAAACCAAAAGTAGCCGGGATAGGCAGGTTACCACCTTCCACGCCCTGGATGTTGCCGCCGCTGTTGGTCAGCTCCGGATCGATGTATTTGCTGGCGGTATAAATGTTCCAGAGGTTCCTGCCGTAAGCGGATACCCTTACCTGGCGCACCGTCGAAGTCTTACTGAAAGGAATGGTGTAACCGGCGGTCACTTCCCGCAGTTTCACGAATGTGGCATCGAGGATGCTCTGGGAAGTGGGGCCCGTCGAGAAGCCGTATGCCCAGTCGTATGCGGAAATGCGGGTGGTGTTTTCTTTCACGTTGCTCACGGTGTAAGTACCGTCCGCATTGTACACCACGGTGCCGTTCACGCCGCCCAGCACGAGGCCGTTTTCGCGGATGCCGTTTTCGGCGGTGGGTTTCAGCATACCGGTCTGCATCCCTACTTTATAGGTCTGGGAGAAGAATTTACCACCCACGCGACCGTCTACCAGGAACCCGGCGTCGAATCTTTTATAAGTGAAATGCTGCTGGATGCCGAACTGCCAGTTGGGCAACACGCTGCCGATGGGTATCAGCTGCTCCGTGCGGGCGTAGGCGCCGTTGGCGTTGATCACTTTCTGTCCGTCGGGAGCATATACAAAATCATAGCCCATCAGCTGGCCGTAAGGCTCTCCTTCGCGGGCCACCAGGGTTACGAGCGAACCGGTGGGGTCCGTCAGCGGGAAGGTGGTAACGCCTTCGTTCAGTTCCACCACTTTGTTACGGTTGGCGGACCAGTTGAGGGTCACGTCCCAGGTGAAGTCCTGCGTCTGTACCGGCGTGCCGTTCAGGCTTACTTCGATACCGCGGTTGTTGATCTTGCCGGCGTTGATGTATTTGGATTCATACCCAAAGGCGGTCGACACCGGGATGTTGATGATCTGGTTGCGGCTGTTGTTGTTATACAGCGTCACGTCGAGGCCAATCCTGTTGGAGAAAGCGCGCAGGCTTACACCGGCTTCAGTGGAGCTGGTGATCTCCGGTTTCAGGTCTTTGTTGGCCAGCACGGAAGGCAGTTTGTAACCGGGGTTGCCGTTGAATGCCTGGCTGGCTTCATAGGCCTGTTGCAGCTGGTACGGGTCGGTATCGTTACCCACCTGCGCCCAGCTCAGCCGGAGCTTCAGCAGGTTCAGCCAGCTGCTTTCCTTGAACGGCGCCAGCTCGGACAAAATCAGGCTGGACGATACGGAAGGATAGGCGAATGAATTTTTATCGAGCGGCAGGGTGCTGCTCCAGTCGTTACGGATGGTACCGTCCACAAACCAGAAGTTTTTATACCCCAGCGACACGCTCCCGAACAGGGAGTAAATGCTCTTGTGATAGAAGTTGGATTCGTTCAGCACGCTGCCGGCGTTTTTCAGGTTGTAATAACCGGGAATGATCAGACCGCCCTGCGTGATGGCGTTGGACACACGGCGTTTCTGGTTCATCACGTTACCGCCTGCGTAAGCCGTCAGCGAAATGTTGCTCCAGCGTTTATTGGCGTTGGCCAGGAACTCGTAGTTGAACTCGCTGAAGTTATTGGCGTACTCGGAGTAGTTGCTCTGGCTGCGGGAATACACCGCAATCCTGTCCTGCTGCTGATAGTTGTACAGGTCGGCGTTCACTTTGGTGCTCAGTTGCAGCCAGTTGTTCACGTCGTATGCCAGGCCCACATTCCCGTAAAAGCGGTCGCGGTTTTCTTTGAGATAACTTTCGTAGGCAGACCAGTACGGGTTGTCGATGTACTTGGTGCTGCGCCCGATGGTGGTGTTTTCCCAGCTGTTCCTGTTCCAGGCGCGGGGCGTACCGTCGGGGCGTTTATACTCGCGCAGTTTGTCGTAATCGATCTGCGTTTGGCCCCACTGGAAGGCTTCGAGCATGATGTTACGGTTGGATGCGCCCGTCCAGGGACGGCCGGTGCTCTGGTTTTTCACGTAGTTGAAGTTGGCCGTGGCCAGGAAGCGTGAAAAACGGGAAGAGCCGGAGAAGTTGATGGTGTTGCGGTGCAGGCTGGAATTGGGCACCGTGCCGCGCACCGTTCTGTTGGTATAAGAAAGGCGGAAGGTCTGGTTTTCACCGCCGCCGCTGATGGATACGTTGTTGGTGGAGGCGATGCCCGTGCGGAAGAACGAGGTCACATCGTGTTTGGGATATGCCCAGGGCTCCGGTTTCAGATAGGTGTCGGTATATTCCGGATCGAGGTTGTACCAGTGCAGTACCGGCGTGCCGTCGAGTTTCGGGCCCCAGCTTTCGTCCATGCCGTAGTCGACGATCTTATAGGTCTGCCCGTTGATCACCGCTTCCTGGAATGTGTTGCTTTTACCGCCGCCGTAGAGTTTCTGGCGTTCGGGGAGGCGCACGATCTTTTCAAACTCGATGCCGGAGTTCACGGTCACGTCGAGCCCTTTGCCGGCGCGGCCTTTTTTAGTGGTGATCACGATCACGCCGTTGGCGGCGCGCGTGCCGTACAATGCGGCGGCGGCGGGCCCTTTCAGTACGTTGATGCTTTCAATATCGTCCGGGTTCAGGTCCTGGATCATATTGCCTACATCCTTACCGGCAGAACCGTTTACGGTGCTTTTGGTATTGAGGTCCGCGTTGTCGATCGTAATCCCGTCGATCACGAACAGCGGCTGGTTGTTGCCGGAGATGGAGTTGATGCCGCGCAGCAGCACCCTGCTGGAGCCACCCATGTTACCGCCCGATGAAACCACCTGGAGGCCGGCCACTTTGCCGGAAAGGGCGCCCAAAGCGTTGGTGGGCCGGGTTTGCAGTTCGGCGCTTTTCACTTCCTGCACCGAATAACCCAGCGCTTTTTTGCTGCGGGAAATGCCGAGGGCCGTTACGACCACTTCCTGCAGTTGTTTATCGGCAGGCAGCAGCACCACGTTGATGGAGGTCTGCCCGTTGATGTCTACCGATCTGGTTTCCATCCCGATGAATGCAAAGGTGAGCAGTGTGGCGGAATCCGGTACGGCGAGGGTGTAGTTGCCCTCTGCGGAGGTAACGGTACCGGTGGCGGTTCCTTTGATGAAGACAGTAACGCCTGGTAGTGGTTGTCCGCTTTCGGCAGTCACTTTGCCGGTAATTTTCCTGTTTTGCGCATATGTAGTCAGGTTGGCCAGCAGCAAAAGCAGGGTTAGTTTGTACAAATGTCTCATGGTTCGTTTACCCTATTAATTATATAGACTTTATAGGGAGCGAAGGTAGGGCATGTGTTAAAACTATCCTAATAAATAT
Protein-coding sequences here:
- a CDS encoding SusD/RagB family nutrient-binding outer membrane lipoprotein, translated to MKKHLILVYTFTLAAAVGLVSCSDKKFAEINTDPNRPVDVPTTTILSVAQKLVLDNARGSAGNFRGSMLFAQYFSQNQYTTESRYDLPRSNSDTYWDNAYKALNNLEQIIRLNTDPATKTRVTANVGPNENQIAIARILKTYAFLSLTDAFGNIPYNSYGNPDPDFQALKVNPDVVKPKYASQEKIYTDLLKELKEAAAQIDVSAVTFGNYDGIYKGKPDLWKKFANSLRLRIAIRVRAKLPQLAETHIQEAIAGGLIGSNAENAALKYEAKAPNEAPLYRNTVTENRRDFSVSHILINVLKGTAGPFTAPDPRLRIYARPNSRGEYAGQPYGLHPSVASILKAEDISLPGTVVNAADYSEVLMEYAEVSFLLSEYKNWDQAEYIKGVRASLQKWGVDAAAENVYVAALPVASQETVLSQKYLALYMQGNEAWADIRRTGFPKFLVKPGDVVWPTAPVTDPEMKKFIPLAGNGIPSRVYYPQKEQTVNLENFQDAVAAQGNDKIETRLWWNK
- a CDS encoding SusC/RagA family TonB-linked outer membrane protein; amino-acid sequence: MYKLTLLLLLANLTTYAQNRKITGKVTAESGQPLPGVTVFIKGTATGTVTSAEGNYTLAVPDSATLLTFAFIGMETRSVDINGQTSINVVLLPADKQLQEVVVTALGISRSKKALGYSVQEVKSAELQTRPTNALGALSGKVAGLQVVSSGGNMGGSSRVLLRGINSISGNNQPLFVIDGITIDNADLNTKSTVNGSAGKDVGNMIQDLNPDDIESINVLKGPAAAALYGTRAANGVIVITTKKGRAGKGLDVTVNSGIEFEKIVRLPERQKLYGGGKSNTFQEAVINGQTYKIVDYGMDESWGPKLDGTPVLHWYNLDPEYTDTYLKPEPWAYPKHDVTSFFRTGIASTNNVSISGGGENQTFRLSYTNRTVRGTVPNSSLHRNTINFSGSSRFSRFLATANFNYVKNQSTGRPWTGASNRNIMLEAFQWGQTQIDYDKLREYKRPDGTPRAWNRNSWENTTIGRSTKYIDNPYWSAYESYLKENRDRFYGNVGLAYDVNNWLQLSTKVNADLYNYQQQDRIAVYSRSQSNYSEYANNFSEFNYEFLANANKRWSNISLTAYAGGNVMNQKRRVSNAITQGGLIIPGYYNLKNAGSVLNESNFYHKSIYSLFGSVSLGYKNFWFVDGTIRNDWSSTLPLDKNSFAYPSVSSSLILSELAPFKESSWLNLLKLRLSWAQVGNDTDPYQLQQAYEASQAFNGNPGYKLPSVLANKDLKPEITSSTEAGVSLRAFSNRIGLDVTLYNNNSRNQIINIPVSTAFGYESKYINAGKINNRGIEVSLNGTPVQTQDFTWDVTLNWSANRNKVVELNEGVTTFPLTDPTGSLVTLVAREGEPYGQLMGYDFVYAPDGQKVINANGAYARTEQLIPIGSVLPNWQFGIQQHFTYKRFDAGFLVDGRVGGKFFSQTYKVGMQTGMLKPTAENGIRENGLVLGGVNGTVVYNADGTYTVSNVKENTTRISAYDWAYGFSTGPTSQSILDATFVKLREVTAGYTIPFSKTSTVRQVRVSAYGRNLWNIYTASKYIDPELTNSGGNIQGVEGGNLPIPATFGLNVQVKF